The region TGCCCATGTGATTATTGAAGGGCCAACGGAGGTGGGGGTCGGCAATCGTATCTTTCCGGGAGCGATCATCGGCACTGCCTCTCAGGATCAAAAATATACAGGGGCCAATAGTGCCCTGCGCATTGGTGATTACAATACGATTCGCGAGTTCGTGACGATTAACCGCGCCAATGGTGAAGGGGATGCCACAATTATTGGTAACCACAATCTGCTACTGGCCTATGTTCATGTAGCCCATGATTGCGTGATTGAGGATCAGGTGGTCATTACGAATGCCGCCTCGATCGCTGGCCATGTTTGCATTGAATCAAAGGCCCGCATTGGCGGTATGGTGGGTATTCACCAGTTTGTCCATATTGGTCGCTTGGCAATGGTGGGGGCAATGGCACGGGTAGATCGGGATGTACCGCCCTATATGCTGGTGGAAGGTCATCCAGCACGGGTTCGTGCCCTCAATCAGGTGGGACTGCGGCGGGCAGGTGTCACAGAGGCAGAAATGCGCGACCTCAAGGAAGCCTTTCGCATTCTTTATCGCCGTGAGTTGCCCCTTGCCCAGGCGATCGCCCAATTGGCAACCTTACCCCCTTCTGAGCATTTAGAGCATCTCCAGCGCTTTTTAACCTATGCCCGTGAAGAGGGACGGCGCGGCTTAACCCCCGGTGGTCGGGCAACCATGGACTAAAGGATCAAGTCTCTAGTTGCCACTTGCTCAATGCCATGCCTGCTGTGGTGCTTGTCCATCCCCAAATCCCCCCCAATACGGGTAATATTGCCCGCACCTGTGCGGCCACCCAGACACCGCTGCACCTGATTGAACCCTTGGGGTTTGAACTCAGCGATCGCTACCTCAAGCGCGCCGGTCTAGACTATTGGCCCTACGTCACCTTGTATTGCCACCCCGACTGGCCAACCTTTCTGAAAACGGCCCACCGCCACGGACGCTTAATTGCCTTTGAACCTGCCGCCCAGCAGATTTACTGGGACTTCACCTTTGCTGAGAGTGATTGGCTGGTCTTTGGTAGTGAACCCGCGGGTATTCCTGCGGATGTTTTAGCCACCTGCGATGTCTTCCTCAAAATTCCCATGTGGCAGCCTGCTGTCCGCAGTCTGAACCTCTCGGTATCGGTGGCGATCGCCCTCATGGAAGTTTACCGCCAACTCTATTGCTCAACTGCTTGATACGTGCCATATCAAAAAGCGACTTTTGTTCCTGATCCTCGCCATTCCCTTTGGGGTATCGTTTACAGTTGTCCTGTGGCAGACATTCAACGACTAGACGTCTAGGAAGGTATTGAATAGGGAGATTACTGCCATAAATTTTTTAGAGTCATAACGTCCACAGGTCAGGCGATAACGGCTCTGACCTAGGTTGCAGGGGAGAATTTTATTGATGACCCCCTGAGGCCTGTAGCCAAGGATTTAGAGACAATTCTCAAGGGGGCAAAGGAGCACGGGCTTCCTGTTGATGACATTGCTGAGTTGTGAAAGTGGAGAGAGCGAATATGACTAACTCATCTTCCAGTGCAGCTGCCACCAAACCCCCAGGCAGTAACGAACGACGCCGCATTTTTCGTATCGTTCGCATCGGTCTTGGCATCACCCTTATTGGCCTAGCTGTGTATCTCCTCTGGTGGCGACAGCGGTATGTGGTCAGCCGCGTGGGCTACCTCAATGGCACAGTGATGACACTCTATGCCAGAATTGCCGGTACATTAACCCTGGAACCGCTGCGCCCCGGCGAGCTCCTGAAAGCAGGAACGACTATTGGCTTCATCCGCAACGATCGCAATCCTCAACTGGAAACCGATCGCCAGAATTTGGAAACCCGACTCGGTGTTGCCCTTGCCCAACAGCGCGGTCTGCAAGAGAAACGCAACAGCCGCATGGCTTTGATTGCTCAACTGGAGCGCTATCAGCAAAGTCAACACATCCTTGAAACCCGCTTTGCCCAAGAAGCAGTACAGCGCACCCTCGGAGAACTCCGCCAAGCTCAAGAAGCGTTGGCCATTGCCCGCATTGAAGCCGAGCGCTATACCGCTTTGGTGGAAGCAGGCGCTGTGGCTCGCCAAGTCGCCGATGAAGCCGTTTCCCGTGCCAAGCAAGCGGCGAAATTTGTTGAGAGTCAACAGGCCGAACTGCGCCGCCAACAAACAGCTCTCCAAGCGGCTCGCCAAGGACTGCAACTGGATGCTTCGCGTACCTTTAGCTTTCCCCAAATCCGCCTCATTGATTTGCAAATTGAAGTTGTTGATATTGACGCTGAACTTTTGGCACTAGCCACAACCATTGCCGAGCTCCGCCGTGAAATTGCCAATATCAAACAGCAACTTTCCCTGCAACGCCTGGCGACCGTGAACGTACCGACCACCGTGGTCGTTTGGTCAGTGATCCACAAAACAGGGGAGTTCGGTATTCCCCTGGCAGCGGGCGATCCGATCGTTAAAGTTCTAGATTGCAGTGATGTCTGGGCAACGGCATTGGTAGCCGAGCGAGAAAATCCTCGTCTGCGGGTGGGTCAAGAGGCTACTGTGCGCTTGCTGGATGGGAGCGATCGCCGGCTTAGGGGCATTGTGCGGGCGATTCGTGGTGGCCCTGGCAAAGTTGAAGTGGGGGAAAACGTGGCCGTGCCCCCTCCGGATCTGGTGCGCAACGAACTGGCGGTTGACGTTCAACTCCAGAACCTACCAGAAGACTTCAGTGCCGAACGTTTCTGCGGTGTTGGTCAAAGTGTTGAAGTGGTGTTTGGAGGCTAAACCATGCGCCTCAAATCGTTGCCAACCGATGGCTGGCTTTTGCTCCTAGGCATTCTAGCCCTCCTAGGAATATTGCTTTGGCAACTGGACTGGCGGAATTTACTACCGAATCTTGTCGGTTTTTGGCATGAGGGACAGGCCATCATGCGCCCCCAAGGAACTACACTTGAAGCATTGCTGTTGCCCGCCTTTGTTTGGCTTGCCATCACATTTTTACTCAAGGAACTCTCCCCCAAACCCACTTTTTGGTCACGGCTTATTGTTAGTGTAGGCATTGCCTTACTGGGAATCCGTTACGAATTGTGGCGCTTCTTTGGCAGCCTCAACCTGGATGATCGCCTCAATGGCACGATCTCCCTTGCCCTCTTTTTGGCGGAACTGCTGACGGTTCTCAATAGTGTGGCCTTTTTCTTTCACTGTATTTTCTCTATTGACCGCACTCCTGAAGCTGATCGCCTGAGCCAAGCAGTGATTCGCGGTGAGTATCTGCCTTGGGTAGATGTGATCTTACCAACCTACAACGAAGGTGTCGAGATTTTGCGCCGCTCCGTGATTGCCTGCCAAGCCATGGACTACCCCCACAAGCGCATTTACCTCCTCGATGATACCCGTCGCCCCGCCGTGCGCGCCCTTGCCAAAGAACTGGGCTGTGAATATCGCGATCGCCCCGACAACCGCCATGCCAAAGCCGGGAACATTAACCATGCTCTGCCCACGCTCACGGGGGAACTGATTGCCGTTTTTGATGCCGACTTCATGCCGACGCGGAACTTCCTCACCCGCACTGTGGGCTTTTTCCAGGATGCCAAAACAGCCATGGTGCAGACGCCGCAGCATTTTTTCAATGAGGATCCGGTCACTGTCAATCTTGGCCTAGAGGGAATTGTCAATAATGAGCAGACGCTCTTCTTTCGCTTTATTCAACCCAGCCGTGACTTCTTCAACGCCGTGGTATGCTGTGGCACTTGTTTTGTGATTCGCCGCAGTGCCCTTGATGAAATTGGTGGCATTCCGACGGACAGTATCACCGAAGACTACATGACAACCATTAAGCTGCAAACCCGCGGCTATCGGGTGAAATACCTCAATGAAGCCCTGGCCGCTGGCATGTCACCGGAGACAATTAGTGCCTACATTAATCAACGATTGCGCTGGGGGCAAGGCACCTTGCAAATGCTTTTTCTGGGGGGGAATTTTCTCACAGCCCCCAATCTGCGACTAACGCAGCGTCTCTCCCATGCCCTCAGTATCATCTACTGGTTTCTTTCCATTCCCCGGGTGATCTTTCTTTTGGCACCCCTGGCCTTTTTGCTCTTTGGTATTGCCCCTTTGCGAGCCACAGTGAACGAGATTCTCTACTTTTATTTTCCCTACTACTTGGGGAATATCATGGCCTTTTCATGGCTGACGGAGGGTCGCCGCTCTGCCTTTTGGTCCGATGTCTATGAAACAATAATTGCCTTTCCTATGGCGATAACCGTGATTCGTACCCTCATTAGTCCGAGGGGCAAAACCTTCAAAGTGACCCCCAAAGGGGTGGTGGATCCCCATCGCATCAATATCAACTGGCCCTTGATTCGTCCTCTGATGATCATTGCCATTTTGACAATTGGGGGTCTGATTTGGCGCAGTTCTCCCCTTCAAGAGACTATTGTCAATCCCGATAGCTTGGCGGTGAATGTCGTCTGGTCAATTTATAACCTGTCACTGCTGTTGGTGTGTATGCTGGTGGCCATTGATGTGCCCCAGCGGCGCCATCCGCGCTTCTTGCGCTCTGAACCCTGTGAATTGATTGTTGGGGGCGATCGCTACCGCGGGCAAACCGTTGATATTTCCGAAGAAGGGGTACGGATACGCCTCAACCGTTTTCCGCCAGAATCGCTCGGTCAGTCAGTGGGTGAACTGCACTTCCTTGAGCCCAGTCCCTTCATCAACCTACGCTTACCGGTCCAAGTGCGTTGGTCAAGAACTGCAAACCTAGGCAGCAAGAGCCTAGTGCTAGAAATTGGTGTTCAATTTCTCTCCTTGTCTATTGCACAACAACGGCACCTGATTAACTATCTCTACTGTCAACCAGGTCAATGGGATGAGGTGCGTGTTCCTGAAGTTAAAACCACTTGGGCACTGCTGCAGAGTATCTTTCGCTTGTATCCCCTTGCAGAGAGCCGCTAACCATTCAGAAGGGCAAGGAGATTTTGAATTGCCATACTGGTTGCGCGAATTGCTGCATGAATATTGGCATTTTTGGGCTCAACTTGCAGCAGATAGGCCAAGCTAGATTGGAGATACGTCAGGGCCATCTGAGTGTTGGAATCAATGTGCTGGTAGGCTTGGGGTGAGTAGGGCTGACCATAACTGGGATGGGGATAGCCGACGGAGTGCTCATAGTTTGCCCCTGGATACCCTTGGGAATAGTCGTAGTTGGGGTGGGGATAGCCAACGGAGTGCTCGTAGTTTGCCGCTGAATACCCTTGGGAATAGTCGTAGTTCGGATGGGGATAGCCAACGGAGTACTCGTAGTTCGCCGCTGAATATCCTTGGCTGGCTTCAGCCGGTTGTGCAGGCTCAGAGAGCGTTGAAACGGTTGTTGCAACCGTAGGTACCTGTGGCGCTGAAGGCAAAATAACGGCTTGCTCTTTTTCCCCTGGTTCACCAGCAGGGGAGGGAACTGGCGTTGATGGGGTGCCACTGGCTTTGGCAGCCATCATTTCCGTGGCCTCGAGGATTTGGGTGGGCTCACTGTCGATTTCTCCCATACGTTCTCCCCGTTTGTAGCCAGTAATTTGGCTTGGACTTTCCTCAGTCCCTTGCTCGTCTTTTTTCAGCCACACAAGGAAGTCGGCGGCATTGTAAGTGACTTCTCCCCCCAAGGTACGAATGGCAACAAAGCCATTGGCCGCATTGACACTTTGAATAGGATACCAGGTGCCCCGATAGAGAATCATCGCATCCATACCGAGGGAGTTGCCTCCTGTAAGAACACCGCGTCGCTTACCCCGTGCCCAGCGGTCTTTCCACAGCACTCCCGCTTCGGTGTATTGGATCACATAGCCTTCGGGAACATTGCGGTGTTCATAACGTAAAAATCCGGGGGTTTGAGCGATGCCGACTTGGAAGATTTCATAATCTACCATTACCTCTTGAATCAGAGGTCGATAGGGTGATGCATCCCGCACTTCAATGGCAAGGGTGGGGGCCTCTGTTTTCACCCGTGCAACAATGCCATCTTTGTAGGAAATGAGCTGGACTTCATCAAACGTTGTTTCTACGCGCAGGTGCCGATTCGAGAGCATTCGCGAATTTTTCTGAATCAAGTCTTTAATAAATTGGTCTATTAATTCGCGATCGCCCATAGTCTTTGCTTTGAATCACCGTAAGAAGCCTGCGAGCCACTGGGCCTAGGGAGCCTATCCTTTTGTGTTCATTATATTCCCCATGAGTCTCTTTCTATAGAGGGCATTGCTTAATGCAACTTTCGAATACTAGAGCCATTCTTGCATCGTGGCCACAGGTTAGCTTAGCAACCCTACAAATGCCAGCCTAGGACAAAAAACTTCCTACCAACAACCGCAAATCTACGGATTCAAGGTCTGGAAATACTCCCGCAGCCGCTGCAAAGCCTGACCGCGATGACTCACTTGTTGCTTTTCGACGGGACTCATCTCGGCAAAGGTACGCTGCTGACTGGGCACCCAAAAGACAGGATCATAGCCAAACCCCCCCTGACCCCGGGGAGCGGTTAAAATCTCGCCTGCACACCGTCCCTCAGTTGTAACGGCAATCGTGCCATCGGGACGTGCTAGGGCAATGACACAAATAAATTCAGCGGCGCGATCGCTCACGTCGGCCATTTCCCGCAATAGACGCTCAATGCGCTCAGCATCCGTAGCCCCATAGCGAGCCGAATAGATCCCCGGTGCCCCCTGAAGGGCATGAACTGCTAGCCCCGAATCGTCGGCGATCGCCCACTCTCCCATTACTTTGGCGGCAGTAGCGGCCTTCAAACAGGCGTTGGCCACAAAGGAATCCGCAGTTTCCGCAATCTCAATGGCGGCTGGCAGGGCTACCAACTCCCCAATCCACGGCTGTAACCACCCTTGAAACTCTTTAACTTTGCCTGCATTGTGGCTGGCTAAGACAGCTTGGGCAAGAATGGGCATTTCCTACGGACGACGCTGCAACTGAATATGATCTTGCCGCAAAGTGACATCGAAATGCTGAAGAAAATCTTGTCCCAAAAGGCCAATGGTCATTTCAGGCCCAGCCACGGCAACGGGCAATTGCTGACGATGGAAGCCACCGACGCTGATGGATTGGACATAGACAACTGGCAGCACCACTGGACCATTGGCAGTATGAAACAGGCGATGATCCACCACTTGAGCTGGGGTAATGCCTAAAGCCCGTGCCAGCGATCGCGTAATCACCGTCATACTGGCTCCTGAGTCCACCAGCATCTCAAACCGCAGTCGTTGGTTAAACGTCACTTGAATAACGGGAATCCCTCCCTGTCGCCGTAGAATCGGTATCATGCCCCTGGGTTGAGTGATCACTGTTGCCCCTGAGGGAGCAGGGGTTGGGGGCAGTTGTTGCAGTCGTAGCAATTCTTGACGATAGCTGCCAAGGGCTTGGGCCTGTTGGGGATACTCACGAATGACCTGATCGAGAATTTGCACCGCTGTTGCCCAGTCTTGGTTGGCGATCGCCCGATAAAAAGTTTCTGGCAGGACAACCGAAGGCTTTCCCTTGGCCGGAGCAATTAGGAACACCATGCCTGCCAGCGTCGCTAGTGCCCAATATCCCCAATATCCACGTTCTTGGGTCATGATTTTCTGCCTACCCTAGGATCAATAGTCGTCAATAGTAGAGTAGTCAATAGTAGCGAGATAACCGCTAGCTCTTCCAAACTGCCAATGAGCACGCAACCTTCGCCGCAACTGAGTCCTGAAGACTATTTGCAATGGGAAACCCAAAATGGGGTTAAGCACGAGTACAGCAACGGCCAAATATATGCCATAGCAGGAGCTAGTGATGCCCACGTCACCCTAGCCTTGAATTTGGCTACCCTTTTACACCCCACTGTGCGGCAACAGGGTTGTCGTCTCTACATTTCAGATATGAAAGTGCGCCTAGAAGAGCGCAACTGCTTTTACTATCCAGATCTATTTGTAACCTGTGATCCACGGGATCAGGAAACACGGCTCTATAAATCCTTCCCTTGCTTGGTGATTGAGGTGCTCTCTCCCTCAACCGAGGCCTTTGATCGCGGCGATAAATTCATTGACTATCAAAGCCTTGAGAGCCTCGAGGAATATGTACTGGTTAATACCCGCCGCCAGCGATTGGAAAGCTTTCGTCGCAGTAGCTCAGGCTTATGGGTTTGGCAGGCCTACTCCCCCCCAGAAGATGGGGTTGAGCTCAAGAGCATTGGCTGGCAAGGCCACCTATCTGCCATTTATGAAGATGTTACCCTAGAGCCCTAATCTCAATCAAAAGTTTGTGTGAATCGCCTCCATCGGACACGCGGCAACACACTGCTCACAGACAATGCAACGGGAACGGGTAAATTGGAGTTGAAACGTTTCTGGATGGAGTGTCAGTGCCTGAGTAGGGCATACCCCTGTACAGAGGCCACAGTGGACGCAGGCCTGCTCATCAATGACAATTTCACGACTGGCAAGGGACACCTCAATATTCTGCTGCCGCAACCATTCGAGGGCAGCCTCCATTTGGTCAATGTCCCCAGCCAATTCTAGAACCAGTTTACCCACTTGGTTAGGTGCCACTTGGGCACGGATGATATTGGCAGCGATATTAAAGTCCTTGGCCAAGCGGTAGGTAACGGGCATTTGAATCGTCCGCCTGGGGAATGTCAATGTAACTCGCTTTTTCACTGGTTGAAGATTTTTAGCACAACCTTTTTCACAAGTATCGCACACTCCCAACACTGGGAAAGTTAGTGCACAGTCTTTTTCATAGGAATTGAAAAACCAAAAATATTAAATTTTGTTTACTAGATAAATTTATACTTTTCTCCGATCCCTTCAGTCCCGTTCAGTTGTCAGCGCACTGGTAGTGAAAATATTATTCCGACTGTCTAGTGTTTAATTAAAGCGTATTGATTTTGGGGATTGTGTCAACGGAATCAAAGGTGAGTTAACAATGCTCCGGTAGCTTATTGTTATCCCATTCACCAAAGGAGGACTAGGATTGGGAATAGCTGTTGAGAATCTCGCCGAAGCGTCCAATCTGCAAGGGAGTGTTGGGAAAGTCGGCTTGGATTAAACGGCGAATCAGTTGCACACTGGCAAAGTTTTGATCAATATGGGGAATCCCTTTGGCATCTAGGCGTACAGGAATGACTTTTCCTTGAATGAAGCGACCAGAACCGTCGAGTTCAACATCGAGGATCAGGGACTTGCCAAGGGGGCCGTGACTGCTTAGAGTCTGATAGCCGACAAAGTTCCCCAAGGAATAGGCAATAAGGCGGCCTTTGTACAATTCAAGGGCACGGGGGACATGGGGGCCATGACCCAAAACTAAATCGGCACCATTGTCAATCATGGTGCGAGCAAACTGAACTACATTGCCCCGGTCTTCGCCATAGAAGTACTCCGTGCGATCGCGGGTATGAATTTGATCGCTGCCTTCGGCGCCGCCGTGGAAACTGACAACCACAATGTCAGCGTTTTTCTTGGCCTCCTGCACAAGGGCAGCACCGGCCCTGTGGTCTTGAAGACGATTTTGGCCGTAGTAGGTGGCAAAGCCAATAAATGCGGTTTTCAGGCCCTTGGCTTCAAGGTAGGTAATTTGATTGAGATCACCAATGGCGGTCATGCCAGCGGCGTTGATGTAGCGAATCGTATCGCGAAATCCCTGTTCGTTGAAGTCGTAGCTGTGGTTGTTGGCGATGTTGAGGATGTCAAAACCAGCTTGGCGTAAGACCTGAGCATAGCTGGGCGGTGAGCGAAAGGCAAAAGCGCGATCCCCCTGGGTCTTTTTGTAGGGATGGGGATGATCGGTAAGGGTACTTTCATAATTGCCAAAGAGGAAATCTGCCCCCTGAAGATAGGGTTTGACTTGGTCAAAGAGCTTTTGGGGATCCGCAGGCAGGCGGTTCCTCGGGAAATTGGTGCCAAGGACAATATCGCCAACCGCCTTAATCCGCAAGCGGCGATCGCTAGGGGCGGGTGGGGGGGACACAAGGGACACATCAGGCTCAGGGGTTGTCAGGGCTGGACTGGGTGCCCCACTGGGTGGGGCATCGACACTGAGTTGATGTTGCAATGTCAGGGCAACGGCACCGGTGCCTGCGATCGCCAGCAAACCGAGGCCAAAGGCACTCACCGCCTGATGAGACCGTGGCGTGGCAGGTATAGCTGCATTTGAGCTGGAACTTGCTTGAAGAGGCGGCGCCGCCGGTAAGGTTTCCCGTAAGTCAACGGTCTGTGTCCATTCTGGCCATTCTTCGCCAACAAGCCGAGCATGGAGCCGCACCCGCAGAACCCCTTGGGGCGCCAATTGCCTGAGACCTCGGCAAACAAACTGAACACAGACTTGTGGGGGGAGCGATCGCGCCGCTTCAAACATAATTTGTAAACAGTCGCCCCGCCGCCGCACGAGGGCGCGCACCCCCTTGGCTTGGAGTGTGCGGTTCATTAAATGGGCAATGGCCTCTGCTTCACCCTGACGTGCCTGCTGCCAAATCAAATCAAGGGAAGCGGTCATGATCAAGGAACCTTCCGGCGATCGCGAGCAAACCTGTGGCTATTCTGTGGCTATTCTATGGAAAGTCACTCATCTTGAAAGTTAGGGTCAGGCCA is a window of Thermosynechococcus vestitus BP-1 DNA encoding:
- a CDS encoding HlyD family secretion protein, with translation MTNSSSSAAATKPPGSNERRRIFRIVRIGLGITLIGLAVYLLWWRQRYVVSRVGYLNGTVMTLYARIAGTLTLEPLRPGELLKAGTTIGFIRNDRNPQLETDRQNLETRLGVALAQQRGLQEKRNSRMALIAQLERYQQSQHILETRFAQEAVQRTLGELRQAQEALAIARIEAERYTALVEAGAVARQVADEAVSRAKQAAKFVESQQAELRRQQTALQAARQGLQLDASRTFSFPQIRLIDLQIEVVDIDAELLALATTIAELRREIANIKQQLSLQRLATVNVPTTVVVWSVIHKTGEFGIPLAAGDPIVKVLDCSDVWATALVAERENPRLRVGQEATVRLLDGSDRRLRGIVRAIRGGPGKVEVGENVAVPPPDLVRNELAVDVQLQNLPEDFSAERFCGVGQSVEVVFGG
- a CDS encoding Uma2 family endonuclease — protein: MSTQPSPQLSPEDYLQWETQNGVKHEYSNGQIYAIAGASDAHVTLALNLATLLHPTVRQQGCRLYISDMKVRLEERNCFYYPDLFVTCDPRDQETRLYKSFPCLVIEVLSPSTEAFDRGDKFIDYQSLESLEEYVLVNTRRQRLESFRRSSSGLWVWQAYSPPEDGVELKSIGWQGHLSAIYEDVTLEP
- a CDS encoding retropepsin-like aspartic protease family protein; its protein translation is MTQERGYWGYWALATLAGMVFLIAPAKGKPSVVLPETFYRAIANQDWATAVQILDQVIREYPQQAQALGSYRQELLRLQQLPPTPAPSGATVITQPRGMIPILRRQGGIPVIQVTFNQRLRFEMLVDSGASMTVITRSLARALGITPAQVVDHRLFHTANGPVVLPVVYVQSISVGGFHRQQLPVAVAGPEMTIGLLGQDFLQHFDVTLRQDHIQLQRRP
- the lpxA gene encoding acyl-ACP--UDP-N-acetylglucosamine O-acyltransferase, with the translated sequence MQTLIHPTAVIHPSAELHPTVRVGPYAVIGEQVRVGAHTEIGAHVIIEGPTEVGVGNRIFPGAIIGTASQDQKYTGANSALRIGDYNTIREFVTINRANGEGDATIIGNHNLLLAYVHVAHDCVIEDQVVITNAASIAGHVCIESKARIGGMVGIHQFVHIGRLAMVGAMARVDRDVPPYMLVEGHPARVRALNQVGLRRAGVTEAEMRDLKEAFRILYRRELPLAQAIAQLATLPPSEHLEHLQRFLTYAREEGRRGLTPGGRATMD
- a CDS encoding NIL domain-containing protein — protein: MKKRVTLTFPRRTIQMPVTYRLAKDFNIAANIIRAQVAPNQVGKLVLELAGDIDQMEAALEWLRQQNIEVSLASREIVIDEQACVHCGLCTGVCPTQALTLHPETFQLQFTRSRCIVCEQCVAACPMEAIHTNF
- a CDS encoding CapA family protein yields the protein MTASLDLIWQQARQGEAEAIAHLMNRTLQAKGVRALVRRRGDCLQIMFEAARSLPPQVCVQFVCRGLRQLAPQGVLRVRLHARLVGEEWPEWTQTVDLRETLPAAPPLQASSSSNAAIPATPRSHQAVSAFGLGLLAIAGTGAVALTLQHQLSVDAPPSGAPSPALTTPEPDVSLVSPPPAPSDRRLRIKAVGDIVLGTNFPRNRLPADPQKLFDQVKPYLQGADFLFGNYESTLTDHPHPYKKTQGDRAFAFRSPPSYAQVLRQAGFDILNIANNHSYDFNEQGFRDTIRYINAAGMTAIGDLNQITYLEAKGLKTAFIGFATYYGQNRLQDHRAGAALVQEAKKNADIVVVSFHGGAEGSDQIHTRDRTEYFYGEDRGNVVQFARTMIDNGADLVLGHGPHVPRALELYKGRLIAYSLGNFVGYQTLSSHGPLGKSLILDVELDGSGRFIQGKVIPVRLDAKGIPHIDQNFASVQLIRRLIQADFPNTPLQIGRFGEILNSYSQS
- a CDS encoding glycosyltransferase family 2 protein, which codes for MRLKSLPTDGWLLLLGILALLGILLWQLDWRNLLPNLVGFWHEGQAIMRPQGTTLEALLLPAFVWLAITFLLKELSPKPTFWSRLIVSVGIALLGIRYELWRFFGSLNLDDRLNGTISLALFLAELLTVLNSVAFFFHCIFSIDRTPEADRLSQAVIRGEYLPWVDVILPTYNEGVEILRRSVIACQAMDYPHKRIYLLDDTRRPAVRALAKELGCEYRDRPDNRHAKAGNINHALPTLTGELIAVFDADFMPTRNFLTRTVGFFQDAKTAMVQTPQHFFNEDPVTVNLGLEGIVNNEQTLFFRFIQPSRDFFNAVVCCGTCFVIRRSALDEIGGIPTDSITEDYMTTIKLQTRGYRVKYLNEALAAGMSPETISAYINQRLRWGQGTLQMLFLGGNFLTAPNLRLTQRLSHALSIIYWFLSIPRVIFLLAPLAFLLFGIAPLRATVNEILYFYFPYYLGNIMAFSWLTEGRRSAFWSDVYETIIAFPMAITVIRTLISPRGKTFKVTPKGVVDPHRININWPLIRPLMIIAILTIGGLIWRSSPLQETIVNPDSLAVNVVWSIYNLSLLLVCMLVAIDVPQRRHPRFLRSEPCELIVGGDRYRGQTVDISEEGVRIRLNRFPPESLGQSVGELHFLEPSPFINLRLPVQVRWSRTANLGSKSLVLEIGVQFLSLSIAQQRHLINYLYCQPGQWDEVRVPEVKTTWALLQSIFRLYPLAESR
- a CDS encoding tRNA (cytidine(34)-2'-O)-methyltransferase; this translates as MPAVVLVHPQIPPNTGNIARTCAATQTPLHLIEPLGFELSDRYLKRAGLDYWPYVTLYCHPDWPTFLKTAHRHGRLIAFEPAAQQIYWDFTFAESDWLVFGSEPAGIPADVLATCDVFLKIPMWQPAVRSLNLSVSVAIALMEVYRQLYCSTA
- the rdgB gene encoding RdgB/HAM1 family non-canonical purine NTP pyrophosphatase gives rise to the protein MPILAQAVLASHNAGKVKEFQGWLQPWIGELVALPAAIEIAETADSFVANACLKAATAAKVMGEWAIADDSGLAVHALQGAPGIYSARYGATDAERIERLLREMADVSDRAAEFICVIALARPDGTIAVTTEGRCAGEILTAPRGQGGFGYDPVFWVPSQQRTFAEMSPVEKQQVSHRGQALQRLREYFQTLNP